One Natronomonas moolapensis 8.8.11 genomic region harbors:
- a CDS encoding ribbon-helix-helix domain-containing protein produces MTKSSTRDTVPKKFSLTDYHDELLEKVVEQRYASRSEAVRAAIQHHARYIDKNGETEIESLDADLKRIADNIQALHEKLDEKNSGVVHIPEQVTGVAEPEEQPVTRTDTEEAIVQELNEESPLTVDELAEKTDEAMPSVIVEVDSLQQEGIIRSADEDSSAYKLNK; encoded by the coding sequence GTGACGAAAAGCAGCACAAGGGACACTGTTCCAAAAAAATTCAGTCTAACTGACTACCATGACGAATTGCTAGAAAAGGTCGTTGAGCAGCGATACGCTTCTCGAAGTGAGGCTGTCCGAGCTGCGATTCAACACCACGCACGGTATATCGATAAAAATGGAGAGACAGAGATCGAATCACTAGATGCTGATCTCAAGCGGATCGCGGATAATATCCAAGCTCTCCATGAGAAGCTCGATGAGAAAAACTCAGGAGTCGTTCATATTCCTGAGCAGGTAACCGGTGTGGCGGAACCTGAAGAACAGCCGGTGACGCGTACTGATACTGAAGAAGCAATCGTTCAAGAGTTGAATGAAGAGAGCCCGCTGACTGTGGATGAACTAGCTGAGAAGACCGATGAAGCGATGCCATCGGTGATCGTCGAAGTAGACTCCTTACAACAAGAGGGCATAATTCGCTCTGCTGATGAGGACTCATCCGCATATAAACTTAACAAGTGA
- a CDS encoding IS66-like element ISNamo3 family transposase produces the protein MVSRPETIPSRLFMTSSEPTKEEILERLVALEKENEELREENKRLRAKLRWYEGPHTPPSKDQSDQEESSSSDGDEDDEQPRTDGGTPGRKSGHDPEWRDAPDPDQEIEVTCDCCPDCGEAFDESAGVSPRLVEELPDPQPPEVTQYNRHHYECHSCGAETVASHPDCPDEGQFGVNVIAQAALSRYDHRLPYRKIADRFEQLHGLEFTGASAWHATERVARAGRCEYEQIRRQIQQADVVHVDETGIKRDGEQAWIWTFTTEEHTLYVARESRGSDVPAEVLGEDFAGTVVCDGWTAYPAFSSNLQRCWAHILREAEDAAEKQTEGEPIYRALKQLYVALQTRLESDLTVRERAELQRVARRELESLIERSVPDGPVATLLGKIEGGLDHWLTFIGEPAVSPTNNAAENALREPVVLRKIIGTLRNDRGMFVHETLLSLLATCRQQGRNPYDEFKRIARNNEMISRAQTVPAVASSG, from the coding sequence ATGGTCTCCAGACCGGAGACCATCCCGTCTCGCCTGTTCATGACCTCTTCGGAACCTACCAAGGAAGAGATCCTTGAGCGTCTGGTCGCACTTGAGAAAGAGAACGAGGAACTTCGAGAGGAGAACAAGCGGCTCAGAGCCAAGCTTCGGTGGTACGAGGGACCCCATACACCACCGAGCAAAGACCAATCGGACCAGGAGGAGTCGTCCTCGTCCGATGGGGACGAGGACGACGAACAACCACGTACTGACGGTGGCACGCCTGGCCGAAAGTCCGGACATGACCCGGAATGGCGCGACGCTCCTGACCCGGATCAAGAGATCGAGGTTACCTGTGACTGCTGTCCAGACTGTGGTGAAGCGTTCGACGAGTCGGCGGGCGTCAGCCCCCGACTCGTCGAGGAACTCCCGGATCCACAGCCACCAGAGGTCACACAGTACAACCGCCATCACTACGAGTGCCACTCCTGTGGTGCCGAGACTGTCGCCTCACACCCCGACTGCCCCGATGAGGGGCAGTTCGGGGTGAATGTCATCGCACAGGCGGCGCTCTCTCGGTACGATCACCGCCTTCCCTACCGGAAGATCGCCGATCGCTTCGAACAACTCCACGGACTGGAGTTCACGGGTGCGTCCGCGTGGCACGCGACCGAGCGCGTTGCACGCGCCGGTCGCTGTGAATACGAGCAGATTCGCCGTCAGATCCAGCAAGCCGACGTTGTCCACGTTGACGAGACTGGAATTAAACGCGACGGCGAACAGGCATGGATCTGGACGTTCACCACCGAGGAGCACACGCTGTACGTGGCTAGGGAGAGTCGAGGAAGTGATGTTCCCGCGGAAGTCCTCGGCGAGGACTTCGCGGGAACAGTCGTCTGTGACGGGTGGACGGCGTATCCGGCTTTCAGCAGCAACCTCCAGCGGTGTTGGGCGCATATTCTACGGGAGGCTGAAGACGCCGCCGAGAAACAGACGGAAGGCGAACCGATCTACCGTGCCCTCAAACAGCTGTACGTCGCTCTCCAGACCCGGCTGGAGAGCGACTTGACAGTCCGCGAGCGAGCAGAACTCCAACGTGTGGCGCGGAGAGAGCTTGAATCGCTGATAGAACGGTCAGTTCCTGACGGACCAGTGGCAACACTACTCGGCAAGATCGAAGGAGGCCTCGACCACTGGCTCACCTTTATCGGTGAGCCAGCGGTCTCCCCAACGAACAACGCCGCTGAAAATGCGCTCCGTGAGCCAGTGGTTCTCCGGAAAATCATCGGAACACTCCGGAACGACCGCGGTATGTTCGTGCATGAGACGCTGCTGTCCCTGCTGGCGACGTGCCGCCAGCAGGGACGCAATCCCTACGACGAGTTCAAGCGAATCGCTCGAAACAACGAGATGATTTCACGAGCTCAGACCGTACCCGCTGTTGCATCCTCGGGGTAA
- a CDS encoding phage integrase SAM-like domain-containing protein, translating to MVVNLPKGAVEFLDELEEHSTEATVQSYRWAIRSVTEFQQRQDETPTEITVDNVAEFILFEGSKYTDG from the coding sequence ATGGTAGTGAACCTACCCAAAGGAGCTGTTGAGTTCCTTGATGAGCTTGAGGAGCATAGCACAGAGGCAACGGTTCAGTCCTACAGATGGGCTATCCGATCCGTTACCGAGTTTCAGCAACGACAGGATGAGACTCCAACCGAAATAACGGTAGACAATGTTGCAGAGTTTATTTTGTTCGAGGGGTCAAAATATACTGACGGCTAA
- a CDS encoding IS630-like element ISNamo14 family transposase (programmed frameshift), with protein sequence MDYLEKITVDELQEILAEVDEKKPVQRILAGIAYKDGVEQQTIAERHDVHPNTVRNWLIRLERLDSEPFESVVYDDPRPGQSRELDEADHDQFIEALHDSPKEVGLDARAWTVPLAQQYLEDEFDIEYCRRHIRRLMSEAGLSWKTARPEYVKADERAQDAFRKGFKKKTDDLDDDYTIIAIDQTRQEITTDLVHAWFPEKTRPTLPVSGAWESLKLLGGVTASGDTFFLKCEDNFTADITTRLLDALQTEFGEKICVVLDNAPYFAANDVHDYVEDTPIELCHLPRGSPELNPAEGCWQKLNQRLGNQLFEELDELREAVFDALASIDPPNIYNYLCP encoded by the exons ATGGACTACTTGGAGAAGATCACTGTTGACGAACTCCAAGAGATTTTAGCCGAAGTTGATGAAAAGAAACCAGTTCAGAGAATTCTTGCCGGTATCGCCTACAAGGACGGTGTCGAGCAGCAGACAATTGCGGAGCGGCATGATGTCCATCCAAACACGGTTCGTAACTGGCTGATCCGACTCGAACGGCTCGACTCAGAGCCGTTCGAGTCGGTCGTCTACGATGATCCTCGCCCCGGCCAATCACGCGAACTTGACGAAGCTGACCACGACCAATTCATCGAAGCTCTCCACGATTCTCCCAAAGAAGTTGGACTTGATGCGCGTGCGTGGACGGTTCCGCTAGCCCAGCAGTATCTTGAAGATGAGTTCGATATTGAGTACTGCCGCCGTCATATCCGGCGATTGATGTCCGAGGCCGGGCTGTCCTGGAAGACAGCCCGGCCAGAGTACGTCAAAGCTGATGAACGAGCTCAGGATGCGTTCCGCAAAGGCTTCA AAAAAAAGACGGACGATCTGGACGACGACTACACAATCATAGCAATCGACCAGACACGCCAAGAGATCACGACGGATCTTGTCCACGCGTGGTTTCCAGAAAAAACGCGCCCGACACTCCCGGTGTCGGGCGCGTGGGAGAGTCTCAAACTGCTGGGCGGTGTCACCGCCAGCGGTGACACCTTCTTTCTGAAGTGTGAAGACAACTTTACCGCTGACATCACGACGCGGTTACTGGACGCACTCCAGACCGAGTTCGGCGAGAAAATCTGTGTTGTCCTGGACAATGCCCCGTATTTCGCGGCGAACGATGTCCACGACTACGTTGAAGACACACCGATCGAACTGTGCCACCTTCCGCGGGGTTCACCGGAGCTGAACCCCGCGGAAGGGTGCTGGCAGAAACTCAATCAGCGGCTTGGTAACCAACTTTTCGAAGAACTTGATGAACTGAGAGAAGCCGTCTTCGATGCGCTTGCGTCTATAGACCCACCAAACATCTATAATTATCTCTGTCCGTGA
- a CDS encoding tyrosine-type recombinase/integrase: MDNPRSGSTEEAEHYEVDFIESLVEYLRHCNYGSRAHTIVEVLVETGCFANSLQQLDLDHVDFQQGTISIQSSKTRAIQPQTYDVSLSGTCIDVLETYVARERIENKGDDAMALFTTGHGRISTATIRRSLKQAAEKAFQYHTTQNGTECPDKLREQAASLSLHDLRVYALTQLHE; this comes from the coding sequence TTGGATAACCCCCGTAGTGGTTCAACTGAGGAAGCAGAACACTACGAAGTAGATTTCATTGAATCACTGGTTGAGTACTTGCGCCACTGTAACTACGGAAGTCGAGCACATACGATAGTTGAGGTTCTCGTTGAAACAGGGTGTTTCGCAAACTCTCTCCAGCAACTTGATCTGGATCACGTAGATTTCCAGCAAGGAACGATCTCGATTCAAAGCTCAAAAACAAGGGCGATTCAGCCGCAGACCTACGATGTGTCTCTCTCAGGCACGTGTATCGACGTTCTTGAAACGTACGTTGCCCGTGAGCGTATTGAAAACAAGGGAGATGACGCTATGGCGTTGTTCACTACGGGTCATGGTCGAATAAGTACTGCAACGATTCGTCGATCACTCAAGCAAGCCGCAGAGAAGGCATTCCAGTATCATACCACTCAGAACGGAACGGAGTGCCCTGACAAGCTTCGTGAACAGGCTGCCTCGCTGTCGCTTCATGATCTTCGAGTATACGCTCTCACCCAACTTCACGAGTAA
- a CDS encoding site-specific integrase yields the protein MAQSLADALAEINDPETIEQLLSGINESDNTQSSSPSSASNQSTLSKLYERFLGRRQNRSPATISNYKRTLPGFVRFAASRHALYPGEITTELVDAYVDSLLQEYDNDATILLHTSNVRPWLKWLILRAKNSCNSSHEKRYGEAGEGLCRRPPPDPGGGR from the coding sequence ATGGCACAGTCGTTGGCTGACGCACTGGCGGAGATCAACGATCCCGAGACGATTGAGCAACTGCTCTCAGGAATCAATGAGAGCGATAACACTCAATCGTCATCTCCGTCTTCAGCTTCCAATCAGTCAACGCTATCCAAGCTCTACGAACGGTTTCTAGGCCGACGGCAGAATCGAAGTCCGGCAACAATCAGTAATTACAAGCGAACGCTCCCCGGGTTTGTGCGGTTTGCAGCGAGCCGACATGCGTTGTATCCGGGAGAAATAACAACGGAACTCGTTGACGCGTACGTCGATTCACTTCTACAAGAGTACGATAACGATGCCACCATTTTACTTCACACCTCGAACGTTCGCCCTTGGCTCAAATGGCTTATACTGAGGGCTAAAAATTCATGTAACTCCAGCCACGAGAAACGGTATGGCGAGGCTGGAGAAGGTCTCTGTCGAAGACCTCCGCCAGATCCTGGCGGAGGTCGATGA
- a CDS encoding IS630-like element ISNamo15 family transposase (programmed frameshift), with amino-acid sequence MARLEKVSVEDLRQILAEVDEADAAKRIMAAITYKEIDDLTQTDAAELYGFSSSWASKWFTRLERLADEPFEEVVYDKPREGRPSELSDKEHDQFVEALHDSPGEVRYDAPAWSVPLARHYLSEEFGVEYCERHVRRLISEAGLSWKTARPEFYKSDERAQEAWQEGFKKKRDNLDDEYTILTIDQTRQVLSTLIYAWFPEGERPSLPVTGAWDSIKLLGAVSDSRETFFLPCAENFNSDTTIRLLDALQTEFGKKICVILDNASYFTANAVQEFVEDTPIELCYLPRGSPELNPAEECWRQLDQELGNRLFDTLDELRDAALCALNRITVPDVFTYLCP; translated from the exons ATGGCGAGGCTGGAGAAGGTCTCTGTCGAAGACCTCCGCCAGATCCTGGCGGAGGTCGATGAAGCCGACGCAGCAAAGCGGATTATGGCTGCGATTACCTACAAGGAGATCGACGATCTGACGCAGACAGACGCTGCCGAACTCTACGGATTTTCCAGTAGTTGGGCCTCAAAGTGGTTCACCCGACTCGAACGGCTCGCCGACGAGCCGTTCGAGGAGGTTGTCTATGATAAACCACGAGAAGGCAGGCCGTCCGAGCTTTCTGACAAAGAACACGACCAGTTCGTCGAGGCTCTTCACGACTCACCCGGAGAAGTCAGATACGACGCACCCGCGTGGTCTGTTCCATTGGCGCGTCACTATCTCTCCGAGGAGTTCGGTGTTGAGTACTGCGAACGTCACGTCCGACGACTGATCTCCGAGGCCGGGCTGTCCTGGAAGACAGCCCGGCCGGAGTTCTACAAATCCGACGAGAGAGCCCAAGAAGCCTGGCAGGAAGGGTTCA AAAAAAAGCGCGACAACTTGGACGATGAATACACGATCCTGACCATCGATCAGACGCGTCAGGTACTCTCGACGCTGATCTATGCGTGGTTTCCGGAAGGGGAGCGCCCGTCACTTCCGGTGACGGGCGCGTGGGATAGCATCAAGTTGCTCGGTGCAGTCAGCGATTCTAGGGAGACGTTCTTTCTGCCGTGTGCAGAGAACTTCAACAGCGACACGACGATTCGCTTGCTAGACGCACTCCAGACAGAGTTCGGCAAGAAAATCTGCGTCATCTTGGACAACGCGTCGTATTTCACGGCTAACGCAGTCCAGGAGTTCGTCGAAGACACGCCGATCGAACTATGCTACCTTCCGCGGGGTTCACCGGAGCTGAACCCCGCGGAAGAGTGCTGGCGACAACTCGATCAAGAACTTGGCAACCGTCTGTTCGACACACTCGACGAACTTCGTGATGCTGCGCTCTGTGCACTCAACCGGATTACCGTTCCAGATGTCTTTACGTACTTATGTCCGTGA
- a CDS encoding tyrosine-type recombinase/integrase: MSVSINKRELCREAVYHILDKDELGLSPNAREEALPEKEATAILKTLREQQYGSNLHALLELLWNTGIRIGEIRALDLRDVNQADNDLAVRHRPDEATRIKNGRAGDATNGDGERDLNLHPRVVDALSAYINLNRPETTDGFGRDPLFTTAHGRPARSTLRRWVYEATSCRWVDPELTERSCDGSCNPDSNVCAHSYYPHAVRRGAIVTHLSNGLRPDKAAERFDVSTDVIRKHYDPRSKARRKNDRADAVKDAWSDS; this comes from the coding sequence ATGTCCGTGAGTATTAATAAGCGGGAACTGTGCAGAGAAGCGGTCTACCATATCCTTGATAAAGACGAGCTCGGTCTGTCACCGAATGCACGCGAGGAGGCACTTCCGGAGAAGGAAGCCACCGCCATACTGAAGACACTCCGAGAACAACAGTACGGATCTAACCTCCACGCTCTGTTGGAGCTTCTGTGGAACACAGGCATACGCATCGGAGAAATCCGAGCGCTTGATCTTAGAGATGTCAATCAAGCCGATAACGACCTTGCTGTCCGGCATCGACCGGACGAAGCAACTCGGATCAAGAATGGAAGAGCGGGTGACGCAACAAATGGTGATGGAGAGCGAGATCTCAATCTTCACCCACGTGTTGTGGACGCTCTCTCGGCTTACATCAATCTCAATCGGCCTGAAACGACTGATGGGTTTGGACGTGACCCATTGTTCACGACAGCCCACGGACGGCCCGCCCGTTCGACACTCCGTCGCTGGGTATACGAAGCGACCAGCTGTCGATGGGTTGATCCCGAGCTCACAGAACGGAGCTGCGATGGCTCCTGCAATCCTGACTCGAATGTCTGCGCGCACAGCTACTACCCGCACGCAGTTCGCCGTGGAGCGATCGTTACCCATCTCAGTAACGGCCTCCGCCCGGACAAAGCTGCTGAACGATTCGACGTCTCAACCGATGTGATTCGCAAACACTACGACCCGCGAAGCAAAGCCCGCCGAAAGAACGACCGTGCCGATGCGGTCAAAGACGCCTGGAGTGATTCATGA
- a CDS encoding site-specific integrase, with protein sequence MTDNERELTNEEYATLVKSAHDHSPRNGFTVYLLGQTGLKRDEAANFTPEWFDQEEQVVTVPDEQEGWKPARPHAARQIPLSTPTANNIAKYIEELDSSVFRVSGSAIYDRVVTAGEHAGISGVSPKTLRRTYVRRLYNSGLCGGLISEIIGVQSEAEGMSRSLYYNRLDHSDIDEYWRDDSRLVNLNMN encoded by the coding sequence ATGACCGATAACGAAAGAGAGCTCACAAACGAGGAATACGCGACGTTAGTTAAATCAGCACACGACCACTCACCCCGCAACGGGTTCACTGTCTACCTCCTGGGTCAAACAGGCCTGAAACGAGACGAGGCTGCCAACTTCACGCCAGAGTGGTTTGACCAGGAGGAACAGGTAGTGACAGTTCCAGATGAACAAGAGGGGTGGAAACCGGCCAGACCACATGCTGCCCGTCAAATCCCGTTGTCAACACCAACAGCAAACAACATAGCGAAATATATTGAGGAACTAGATTCCTCGGTATTTCGTGTATCTGGGTCGGCAATTTACGATCGAGTCGTCACCGCCGGAGAACATGCCGGTATTAGCGGTGTATCCCCCAAAACACTCCGGCGTACGTACGTAAGGCGGTTGTACAACTCCGGTCTATGTGGAGGACTGATTTCGGAGATCATTGGCGTCCAGTCGGAAGCTGAAGGAATGTCTAGGTCCCTTTATTACAATCGTCTTGATCACTCAGACATAGACGAGTATTGGAGAGATGACAGCAGGTTAGTCAATCTCAATATGAATTGA
- a CDS encoding hybrid sensor histidine kinase/response regulator: MALPQTDLFVLHVDDDPAFVETAKAFLERESDRIAVRTATSPEEGVAILSDHTVDCIVSDYEMPQTNGIEFLRRIRNDYKDLPFILYTGKGSEEVASDAISADVTDYLQKESGTSQYEVLANRIENIVEQSHTRQELTRNRDLLARTERLAGVGGWEIDVETGEVRWTDGTYAIHDLDPHSEFEPTVETALEFYHPDDRAELEGLVERCMNTGENYDAECRLVTDDDRVRWVQTTGEGIKTDGEITTVRGAIFDITAQKEREQQLTDRTEKLKEATTDLVEQYRYLFEQAPVMGVITRLDDGAPLIDDCNHLFAETLGYKKDELVGEALETFYTSESRNALLEEGGYERALSGDFVREKRTLVTAEGEPIQTLLRSVPRTDGNKERLGTLAFYIDISEQEELRQKNERLEEFTSIVSHDLRNPLSKARGRVELAQNDCESDHLDAVIAAHDQMETLIEDLLTYARSGESSCDFENIDIAAICNECWQGAVREEATLEVDVDMSVQADWCRLRQLLENLFRNAVEHGGSGVNVTVGRLSQGFYIADDGEGIPPDEREDVLETGYSTDESGTGFGLSIVRQVADAHGWEMHLTESDAGGTRVEIIGVENMTG; encoded by the coding sequence ATGGCTCTTCCCCAGACAGACCTCTTCGTGCTCCATGTCGATGACGACCCAGCCTTTGTTGAGACAGCCAAGGCCTTCCTCGAGCGTGAATCCGACCGGATTGCTGTTCGAACCGCAACAAGCCCTGAGGAAGGCGTCGCAATCCTATCCGACCATACGGTCGATTGTATCGTGTCTGATTATGAAATGCCACAAACAAACGGAATCGAGTTCTTACGACGCATTCGCAACGATTACAAAGATCTCCCGTTCATTTTGTACACTGGCAAGGGATCCGAGGAGGTCGCCAGCGACGCTATCTCCGCCGACGTAACAGACTATCTACAAAAAGAAAGCGGGACTAGCCAGTACGAAGTGTTAGCTAATCGGATCGAAAACATCGTCGAACAGTCCCATACTCGTCAAGAACTCACCCGAAACCGGGACCTACTCGCCCGCACGGAACGACTGGCCGGCGTCGGTGGCTGGGAGATTGACGTCGAAACCGGTGAGGTCCGCTGGACAGATGGAACGTACGCGATTCACGATCTCGACCCTCACTCGGAGTTCGAGCCAACTGTCGAGACGGCACTCGAATTTTACCATCCCGACGACCGAGCCGAACTCGAAGGCCTTGTTGAACGATGTATGAACACTGGCGAAAACTATGACGCCGAATGCAGGTTGGTAACCGACGATGACCGGGTCCGGTGGGTGCAAACGACTGGTGAAGGAATCAAAACCGATGGCGAAATTACCACCGTCCGGGGCGCAATTTTTGATATTACAGCTCAAAAAGAGCGTGAACAGCAGCTTACCGACCGAACGGAGAAGCTCAAAGAGGCGACGACAGACCTCGTCGAGCAGTACCGATATCTGTTTGAACAGGCCCCGGTGATGGGAGTAATCACGCGTTTAGACGACGGAGCGCCGCTCATCGATGATTGCAATCACCTATTCGCTGAGACATTAGGATATAAAAAAGACGAGCTCGTCGGCGAGGCACTTGAGACGTTCTATACCTCGGAATCGCGAAACGCATTACTGGAGGAAGGCGGATATGAGCGGGCGTTAAGCGGTGACTTCGTGCGCGAAAAACGGACGTTGGTGACTGCCGAGGGCGAGCCTATCCAAACGCTGCTCCGTTCGGTTCCCAGAACGGATGGGAACAAAGAAAGGCTTGGAACGCTCGCGTTCTACATCGACATCAGTGAGCAGGAGGAGCTTCGACAAAAAAACGAGCGATTAGAGGAATTCACGAGTATCGTGTCTCATGACCTCCGGAACCCACTGAGTAAGGCAAGAGGTCGAGTGGAACTGGCTCAAAACGACTGCGAGAGCGACCACCTCGATGCGGTCATTGCAGCCCACGATCAGATGGAGACATTGATAGAGGATCTATTGACGTATGCACGGAGTGGAGAGTCGAGCTGTGATTTCGAAAACATAGATATTGCGGCGATCTGTAACGAATGCTGGCAGGGCGCTGTGCGTGAGGAGGCAACACTGGAGGTTGATGTCGATATGAGTGTTCAGGCGGATTGGTGTCGGCTTCGACAGTTGCTTGAGAATCTCTTCAGAAATGCGGTCGAACACGGTGGGTCAGGCGTAAACGTAACCGTTGGCCGTCTGAGCCAAGGGTTCTATATTGCCGATGATGGCGAGGGAATTCCGCCGGACGAACGCGAGGACGTACTCGAGACTGGGTATTCAACGGACGAATCGGGAACTGGCTTCGGGTTGAGTATCGTCCGCCAAGTCGCGGATGCTCACGGATGGGAGATGCATCTCACAGAGAGCGATGCTGGCGGTACACGAGTCGAGATCATCGGTGTTGAGAACATGACGGGATAA